A portion of the Bacteroides faecium genome contains these proteins:
- a CDS encoding O-methyltransferase: MQETESIDEYILQHIDPESDYLKSLYRDTHVKLLRPRMASGHLQGRMLKMFVGMVQPRQILEIGTYSGYSALCLAEGLPEGGMLHTFEINDEQEDFTRPWLEKSPYAGKIRFYIGDALELVPNLGVTFDMAFIDGDKRKYIEYYEMTLTHLSEGGYIIADNTLWDGHVLEQPRSNDAQTIGIKAFNDLVAADKRVEKVILPLRDGLTIIRKK, encoded by the coding sequence ATGCAAGAGACTGAATCTATTGACGAATATATTTTGCAACATATTGATCCCGAAAGTGACTATTTGAAGTCACTTTACCGGGATACGCATGTAAAGCTGCTTCGTCCCCGTATGGCTTCCGGGCATTTGCAGGGGCGGATGTTGAAAATGTTTGTAGGGATGGTTCAGCCTCGTCAGATATTGGAAATCGGAACGTATAGCGGATATTCCGCTCTTTGCCTGGCAGAAGGACTGCCGGAAGGTGGAATGTTGCATACGTTCGAGATAAATGATGAGCAAGAGGACTTTACCCGCCCGTGGCTGGAGAAATCGCCGTATGCAGGTAAAATCCGTTTTTATATTGGTGATGCCTTAGAACTTGTTCCAAACTTAGGTGTTACCTTTGATATGGCTTTTATCGATGGTGATAAGCGTAAGTATATCGAATATTACGAAATGACGTTGACACATCTTTCTGAGGGTGGATACATTATTGCTGATAATACACTATGGGATGGTCATGTGTTGGAACAGCCTCGTAGCAACGATGCCCAGACAATTGGAATAAAGGCTTTCAATGATCTTGTTGCCGCAGATAAACGAGTGGAGAAAGTGATATTACCCTTGCGTGATGGGTTAACAATTATAAGAAAAAAATGA
- a CDS encoding FtsX-like permease family protein, whose translation MNFPFYIARRYLFSKKKHNAINIISGISVCGVALATLALVCTLSVFNGFQDMVASFFTAFDPQLKITVREGKVFDGQDERIRAVCALPEIDVFTETLEENAMVQYKDRQAMVVLKGVEDNFEELTAIDSILYGAGEFLLHDSIVNYGVMGVELVSTLGTGLQFVDPLQIYLPKRNAKVNMANPGASFNRDYLYSPGVVFVVNQQEYDGKYILTSLAFLRQLLDYTTEVSAMELKLKPDANISSVQSKIEKILGNDFVVQNRSQQQADVFRIMEIEKLISYLFLTFILMIACFNVIGSLSMLILDKKDDVVTLRSLGADDKLISRIFLFEGRLISLFGAVTGIVLGLLLCFIQQKFGVISLGGGGGTFVVDAYPVSVHAWDVVLVFVTVLAVGFLSVWYPVRYLSKRLL comes from the coding sequence GTGAATTTCCCCTTCTATATAGCCCGGCGTTATCTTTTTTCAAAAAAGAAGCATAATGCCATTAATATCATATCCGGCATTTCTGTGTGTGGAGTGGCTCTTGCTACGCTTGCGCTGGTTTGCACACTTTCCGTATTTAATGGATTTCAGGATATGGTGGCTAGTTTCTTTACCGCATTCGATCCGCAACTGAAAATCACTGTCCGTGAAGGGAAAGTCTTTGACGGGCAGGACGAACGGATTCGTGCAGTCTGTGCGCTTCCTGAAATTGATGTCTTTACGGAAACGCTTGAAGAGAATGCGATGGTGCAGTATAAAGACCGCCAAGCTATGGTTGTATTGAAGGGGGTAGAGGATAATTTTGAAGAATTGACCGCCATTGATAGTATCCTCTATGGCGCAGGTGAATTTCTTTTGCATGACTCAATTGTGAATTATGGCGTGATGGGAGTAGAATTAGTATCGACTTTAGGTACCGGTTTACAATTTGTCGATCCTCTCCAGATTTATCTTCCCAAACGGAATGCCAAAGTAAACATGGCAAACCCCGGCGCATCCTTTAATCGTGATTATCTTTATTCTCCCGGTGTCGTATTTGTAGTAAACCAACAGGAGTATGATGGAAAATATATTCTGACCTCTCTTGCTTTCCTTCGTCAATTGCTGGACTATACAACGGAAGTATCTGCTATGGAACTGAAACTAAAACCTGATGCGAATATTTCATCTGTACAATCTAAAATAGAAAAAATACTCGGCAATGATTTTGTAGTTCAGAACCGCTCTCAGCAACAAGCTGATGTTTTCCGTATTATGGAGATAGAGAAACTGATTTCCTATTTATTTCTGACCTTTATCTTAATGATTGCCTGTTTCAATGTGATCGGTTCTCTTTCCATGTTGATTTTGGACAAGAAAGATGATGTTGTGACTTTACGTAGTCTTGGAGCTGACGACAAACTTATTTCCCGTATCTTTCTATTTGAAGGTCGGCTTATTTCTCTTTTTGGTGCTGTCACCGGCATTGTCTTAGGACTGCTCCTTTGCTTCATCCAGCAGAAGTTTGGTGTAATTTCGCTTGGTGGAGGTGGTGGGACTTTTGTAGTGGACGCCTATCCGGTAAGTGTTCATGCTTGGGATGTAGTGCTTGTCTTTGTAACAGTTTTAGCTGTTGGCTTCCTTTCCGTCTGGTATCCGGTACGCTATTTAAGTAAGCGACTCCTATAA
- a CDS encoding RagB/SusD family nutrient uptake outer membrane protein: MKNKIRKFIALGIVAIFSLSSCSDYLDKEPDDQLTLETVFENKTNMERWLAYIYNATPKFYNYDGADAVADELAPSVGWESQGFKAILYQNGNWTSASGGVINYWETFPMRIRQAYIFIKYAHALPDVTEKEVNYMKAECRFFIAYFHAVMAMTYGAVPIIRDATEEITGETLLLKQEPFNTVVDWAANELLETSKLLPAYYDEDNKYGRITSIICLAMRARLLTFAASPLVNGNQDPDMVNMKNCDGVSIFDSTFKPERWKAAVDANKLLIDEAEKAGHKLYIETIGDDVDAFQSYQNALMLRYNQGNMEILFPRTYDDAGYFDRQANPRSMGGAGAIGVTQSLVDAFFMRNGLAPITGYTNDGATPNINPESGYSETGYSTVDESYKTTWMYATKGGTEQETEHVIVPKNTYKMYCGREPRFYISVLYNEEYHWGKDKSNAKNKFANFFSGGEDGGPSHDSPSAGYLIRKRVDPSAIPASSSGTYKKRQGVLYRLAEAYLSYAESLYEYSVATGTYTDNETEILDYINRVRYRAGIPQYGKGMDQIPVTEAQLRDLIRRERRVELNCEAGIRFDDLRRWKEAETALNGKFYGMNALAKSTERDEYYKRTLYQTRRFISYWWPIPQDDIDKNTNLRQLPGWWR; this comes from the coding sequence ATGAAAAATAAAATAAGAAAATTTATAGCATTAGGCATAGTTGCCATATTCTCTCTATCTTCTTGTTCTGACTATTTGGACAAAGAGCCGGATGATCAGCTGACATTGGAAACTGTATTTGAAAATAAAACAAATATGGAACGCTGGTTGGCTTATATATACAATGCTACTCCTAAATTCTATAATTATGATGGCGCAGATGCGGTAGCAGACGAATTGGCACCTTCTGTTGGTTGGGAATCACAAGGCTTTAAGGCTATTCTTTATCAGAATGGAAACTGGACATCTGCAAGCGGTGGCGTAATAAATTACTGGGAGACTTTTCCTATGCGTATTCGTCAAGCATACATTTTTATTAAATATGCGCATGCACTTCCTGATGTAACAGAAAAAGAAGTGAATTATATGAAAGCCGAATGTCGCTTTTTCATAGCTTACTTCCATGCTGTGATGGCTATGACTTATGGAGCTGTTCCTATTATTCGTGATGCTACAGAAGAGATTACAGGTGAAACCCTGTTGTTGAAGCAGGAGCCGTTCAATACAGTGGTGGATTGGGCTGCAAATGAATTGTTGGAAACGTCTAAATTGTTACCAGCTTATTATGATGAAGATAATAAATATGGACGTATTACTTCTATTATTTGTCTAGCTATGCGTGCCCGTCTGTTGACGTTTGCTGCTAGTCCTTTGGTGAATGGCAATCAAGACCCGGATATGGTGAATATGAAGAACTGTGATGGTGTGTCTATTTTTGATTCAACCTTCAAACCGGAACGTTGGAAGGCTGCTGTTGACGCTAATAAGTTGCTGATAGATGAGGCTGAAAAGGCGGGGCACAAATTGTATATTGAGACAATTGGAGATGATGTAGATGCATTTCAATCTTATCAGAATGCATTGATGTTACGTTATAACCAAGGAAATATGGAAATCCTTTTCCCTCGGACGTATGATGATGCAGGTTATTTTGACCGTCAGGCTAACCCTCGTAGTATGGGTGGTGCAGGTGCTATTGGTGTAACCCAATCACTGGTGGATGCGTTCTTTATGAGAAATGGTTTAGCACCTATCACGGGTTATACTAATGATGGAGCCACTCCAAATATAAACCCAGAGTCAGGATACAGTGAGACTGGATATTCTACAGTTGACGAGTCATATAAGACTACATGGATGTATGCTACAAAAGGTGGTACTGAACAGGAAACAGAGCATGTGATTGTTCCTAAAAATACATATAAAATGTATTGCGGTCGTGAACCTCGTTTTTATATATCAGTACTTTATAATGAAGAATACCACTGGGGAAAAGATAAGTCGAATGCAAAGAATAAGTTTGCCAACTTTTTCTCAGGTGGTGAAGATGGTGGCCCTTCGCATGACTCTCCTAGTGCAGGGTATTTGATACGTAAACGTGTTGATCCTTCTGCAATTCCGGCTTCTAGCAGTGGTACTTATAAAAAACGTCAAGGAGTTCTTTATCGCTTGGCAGAAGCTTATCTGAGCTATGCAGAATCATTATATGAATATAGTGTGGCAACAGGTACATATACGGATAATGAGACAGAAATCCTTGATTATATAAATAGAGTCCGTTATAGAGCGGGCATTCCTCAATATGGGAAAGGCATGGATCAAATACCTGTCACAGAAGCTCAATTACGCGATTTGATTCGTCGTGAAAGACGCGTAGAATTGAACTGTGAGGCTGGAATACGTTTTGATGACTTACGTCGTTGGAAAGAAGCCGAAACAGCTTTGAACGGAAAATTCTATGGAATGAATGCTTTGGCTAAGAGTACCGAAAGAGATGAATATTATAAACGTACCCTCTATCAAACTAGGAGATTTATTAGTTATTGGTGGCCGATTCCTCAAGATGATATTGATAAGAATACTAATCTGAGACAATTACCGGGATGGTGGAGATAA
- the rbfA gene encoding 30S ribosome-binding factor RbfA, protein METTRQNKISRLLQKELSEIFLLQTKAMPGILVSVSTVRISPDMSIARVYLSVFPSEKAEEMVRNINDNMKSIRYELGTRVRHQLRIIPELKFFVDDSLDYIEKIDSLLK, encoded by the coding sequence ATGGAAACAACAAGACAGAATAAGATCTCTCGCCTGTTGCAAAAGGAGTTAAGCGAGATATTCCTGCTTCAGACAAAAGCAATGCCGGGTATATTGGTATCTGTTAGTACAGTTCGTATCAGCCCTGATATGAGTATTGCCCGTGTTTATCTCAGTGTCTTTCCGTCAGAGAAAGCAGAAGAAATGGTGAGGAATATAAATGATAATATGAAGTCCATTCGTTATGAATTGGGTACTCGTGTCCGTCATCAATTACGTATTATCCCCGAACTGAAATTCTTCGTGGATGATTCATTGGATTATATCGAGAAGATTGATTCATTGCTGAAGTAA
- a CDS encoding FecR family protein: MNLKEYFRLAGLFGKLNSQEKLGDDFTIMPEGEKLRFFWESCKQEKIDASSIIEKTRLKIRKDAMRRRRNYFLITSASIAASILICISAIYFLNQTINDDIDLQAIAEGMDSQTVDEVTLITAKKQLNLDEDAFIKYSKEGKVAVNSQVIKEDEEKVKDEQEYNQLLVPPGKRARIELSDGTLLIVNSQSKVVYPRCFKGDIRKIYAQGEVFLEVAHDKKHPFIVESEDFNLRVLGTKFNISNYKGSATNIVLVEGSVEVTDKNEKKAQLAPCDLLNIAGGAIAYQKKVDVAEYISWVDGIMLLNGNDLSQIIQKLSIYYGISIQCDPVVGSEKVYGKLDLKDDIDEVIECIQQTLPFTIEKSDTSIYLNK; encoded by the coding sequence ATGAACTTGAAAGAATACTTTCGCCTTGCTGGATTATTTGGTAAACTGAATTCTCAAGAAAAACTTGGGGATGATTTTACTATTATGCCTGAGGGTGAGAAACTAAGATTCTTTTGGGAAAGCTGCAAACAAGAAAAAATAGATGCTTCTTCCATTATAGAGAAAACACGCCTGAAAATACGAAAAGATGCAATGAGACGTAGAAGAAACTATTTCTTGATAACTTCTGCTTCTATTGCCGCTTCTATTCTAATTTGTATTTCGGCCATTTATTTTTTGAATCAAACTATAAATGATGATATTGATCTTCAAGCCATTGCAGAAGGAATGGACAGTCAGACTGTTGATGAAGTGACTCTCATAACTGCTAAAAAGCAATTGAACTTGGATGAAGATGCTTTTATCAAATATTCAAAAGAAGGGAAAGTTGCAGTGAATTCTCAGGTTATTAAAGAAGATGAGGAAAAAGTTAAGGATGAACAGGAATATAATCAGTTACTTGTCCCGCCCGGTAAGAGAGCACGGATAGAATTGTCAGATGGGACTCTTTTAATTGTAAACTCTCAATCTAAAGTCGTTTACCCTCGTTGTTTTAAGGGTGATATTCGTAAAATATACGCTCAAGGAGAGGTCTTTTTAGAGGTTGCTCATGATAAAAAACATCCTTTTATTGTTGAGTCCGAAGATTTTAACTTGCGGGTGTTAGGTACGAAGTTTAATATTTCCAATTATAAGGGGAGCGCAACTAATATTGTATTGGTAGAAGGCTCGGTAGAAGTTACAGATAAAAATGAGAAGAAAGCACAATTAGCTCCATGTGATTTGTTGAATATAGCTGGTGGGGCGATTGCTTATCAGAAAAAAGTGGATGTGGCTGAGTATATTAGTTGGGTAGATGGAATTATGCTATTGAATGGTAATGATTTGTCACAAATTATCCAGAAACTAAGTATCTATTATGGTATATCCATACAATGTGACCCGGTTGTGGGTAGTGAAAAGGTGTATGGAAAACTCGATTTGAAAGATGATATAGATGAGGTGATTGAATGTATTCAGCAGACACTGCCATTTACGATAGAAAAAAGTGATACTAGTATATACTTGAATAAATAA
- a CDS encoding TonB-dependent receptor — translation MVKKSIFLHLKKRLKLFCIINVFFMIPLSSFGANSIRWNSEEDLFSVQYENATVKDILDYIEKHSKYIFIYSANVQRNLNNKVSISVSNKKIDAVLKELFSETGLNYKMSGRQITISVPEAPKVQQATQQKGIKVTGNVSDEKGEPLIGVTIILKNDSTVHSLTDMNGNYSIIVPTKKSVLSFRYIGFVPKEETVDNRKVVNVQMVEDVGQLDEVVVVAYGAQKKESVVGSITTIEPAKLKVSTSRSLSNNLAGTVAGVLAVQRSGEPGYDNSTFWIRGISTFQKVGGDPLVLVDGIERELNNIDPEEIESFSVLKDAAASAVYGVRGANGVILINTKRGQVGKPRVTVKAEFAATQPIKLPEYIGAADYMQLLDDVLIDTGQRPIYTDKIAKTRANYDPDLYPDVDWVDAVSKDHASNQRVTVDISGGTEILRYSFVAAVYNERGILERDKKREWDPSIKLQRYNVRSNVDLKLSPTTQLRFNIGGYLQDRNSTTQSVSEIFNRAFRSVPFQFPAQYSTGQIAGTEESNVWAMATQMGYQRTSASKIETLFSLEQDLKFITPGLKVKGVFSFDRYSTGTVKRSTKPDIYNAASGRTEEGELMLTKKENGSNTLGHESTGTYGTKSLYMEATLSYDHTFAEKHAVAGMLLFNRRHFDKGEKLPYRTQGMAGRASYTYSGKYIAEFNFGYNGSENFAKGKRYGFFPSGAIGWIVSEESFMQPLRKTISKLKLRASYGQTGNATLNGRRFAYLSTINDSWDDLKQYNWGTESGYNRNGMAEGEFAVPNLTWEVVNKANVGLELGLLNGMVDLQFDLFDERRHNIFMPRESIPITAGFIKQPWDNYGKMKNQGAEVTLNINKQFNKNLFVSLMGTLTYAHNEITEKDEPAAVVGTNRAQTGYPTGQNRGYIAERLFTDDDFVDVAAGTLKEGIPAQTFTAKLRPGDIKYVDVNQDGKIDAFDVSPIGGPINPEIVYGFGLNMKWKDLDFGVLFQGIGRTWNILSGNIIPASNKGTTYNIFTNYQDRWTVDNPSQDVFYPRLDYGTNANNSQSSTWWLRNMSFLRMKNIELGYSLPKRWMQNMLISGARIFVRGSNLLTFSKFDLWDPEVTSDTGASRTGAVYPAMKSISAGFEIKF, via the coding sequence ATGGTAAAGAAAAGTATTTTTTTACACTTAAAGAAAAGACTTAAGCTTTTTTGCATTATAAACGTCTTTTTTATGATTCCACTTTCTTCGTTCGGTGCTAACTCCATTCGTTGGAATTCCGAAGAAGATCTATTCTCTGTACAATATGAGAATGCTACAGTTAAAGATATTTTAGATTATATCGAAAAGCATAGTAAGTATATTTTTATTTACTCTGCAAATGTTCAAAGAAATCTGAATAACAAAGTCTCCATTTCAGTTTCCAATAAGAAAATAGATGCTGTATTGAAAGAATTGTTCTCTGAAACTGGGTTAAATTATAAGATGTCGGGAAGGCAGATTACAATTTCAGTTCCGGAAGCTCCTAAAGTACAGCAAGCTACACAACAAAAAGGTATAAAGGTAACAGGTAACGTTTCAGATGAAAAAGGCGAGCCGTTAATTGGTGTAACAATCATCTTAAAAAACGACTCTACAGTGCATTCATTGACGGATATGAATGGTAATTATAGTATCATTGTCCCAACAAAAAAGTCAGTTCTTTCTTTCCGTTATATAGGTTTTGTACCTAAGGAAGAAACTGTTGATAACCGGAAAGTGGTAAACGTACAGATGGTAGAAGATGTAGGACAGTTGGACGAAGTCGTAGTCGTAGCTTACGGTGCACAAAAGAAAGAGTCTGTAGTAGGATCTATTACTACAATTGAGCCTGCAAAACTCAAAGTGTCTACTAGTCGTTCGTTGAGTAATAACTTAGCGGGTACAGTTGCGGGTGTATTGGCTGTACAACGTTCTGGTGAACCAGGATATGATAATTCTACTTTTTGGATTCGTGGTATTAGTACTTTCCAGAAGGTGGGTGGTGACCCATTGGTATTGGTTGATGGAATTGAACGTGAATTAAATAATATTGATCCGGAAGAAATTGAATCTTTTTCAGTGCTGAAAGATGCTGCTGCTAGTGCTGTTTATGGGGTACGTGGTGCAAATGGCGTTATTTTGATTAATACAAAACGTGGACAAGTTGGTAAACCTCGAGTAACAGTAAAAGCTGAGTTTGCTGCGACACAACCTATAAAATTACCGGAATATATTGGAGCTGCTGACTATATGCAGTTATTGGATGATGTTTTAATTGATACAGGACAGAGACCTATATATACTGATAAAATCGCAAAAACACGGGCTAACTATGACCCGGATTTGTACCCGGATGTGGATTGGGTCGATGCAGTATCTAAAGATCATGCTTCCAATCAACGTGTGACAGTAGATATTTCTGGTGGTACAGAGATTTTACGTTATTCATTTGTGGCTGCAGTTTACAATGAACGTGGTATTTTGGAGCGTGATAAAAAACGTGAATGGGACCCTTCAATTAAACTGCAGAGATATAATGTTCGTTCAAATGTTGATTTAAAACTATCTCCTACTACACAGCTACGTTTTAATATCGGAGGATATTTGCAGGACCGTAATTCTACAACACAGAGTGTTAGTGAAATTTTTAATAGAGCTTTCCGCTCTGTTCCATTCCAGTTCCCTGCACAATATTCTACAGGACAGATTGCGGGAACTGAAGAATCTAATGTGTGGGCAATGGCAACCCAGATGGGATACCAGCGTACTAGCGCCAGTAAAATTGAAACATTATTTTCACTTGAGCAAGATCTGAAATTTATAACACCGGGATTAAAAGTTAAAGGTGTCTTTTCTTTTGACCGATACTCTACGGGAACAGTAAAGCGTTCAACGAAACCTGATATATATAATGCAGCTTCCGGAAGAACAGAAGAGGGTGAATTAATGTTGACAAAAAAAGAAAACGGTAGTAATACATTGGGACATGAATCTACAGGAACCTATGGAACTAAAAGTCTTTATATGGAAGCGACATTATCCTATGATCATACATTTGCAGAAAAGCATGCAGTAGCCGGTATGTTGTTATTTAATCGTCGCCATTTTGATAAAGGGGAGAAATTACCTTATCGAACACAAGGTATGGCAGGACGTGCATCATATACATATTCAGGAAAATATATAGCGGAATTCAATTTTGGGTATAATGGTTCTGAGAATTTTGCTAAGGGGAAGCGTTATGGTTTCTTTCCTTCAGGCGCTATTGGCTGGATTGTTTCGGAAGAATCATTCATGCAGCCACTTCGTAAGACCATCTCAAAATTGAAATTACGTGCATCTTATGGGCAAACAGGTAATGCTACGTTGAATGGACGACGTTTTGCATATCTTTCTACTATCAACGATTCATGGGATGACTTGAAACAATACAACTGGGGCACCGAGAGCGGGTATAATCGTAATGGTATGGCTGAAGGTGAGTTTGCAGTACCCAATTTGACTTGGGAAGTAGTAAACAAAGCGAATGTAGGATTGGAGTTAGGATTATTAAATGGTATGGTAGACTTACAATTTGATTTGTTTGACGAACGTCGTCACAATATTTTTATGCCTCGTGAATCTATTCCAATAACTGCCGGATTTATAAAACAACCATGGGATAATTATGGTAAGATGAAGAATCAAGGGGCAGAGGTCACATTAAACATTAATAAACAGTTTAATAAAAATTTGTTTGTGAGTCTGATGGGGACACTTACATACGCTCATAATGAGATTACAGAAAAAGATGAGCCGGCAGCTGTTGTTGGTACCAATCGTGCACAAACAGGATATCCGACGGGGCAAAATAGAGGATATATCGCAGAGCGATTGTTTACGGATGATGACTTCGTTGATGTTGCGGCCGGAACATTGAAAGAAGGTATTCCAGCACAGACCTTTACAGCTAAATTACGTCCGGGAGATATTAAGTATGTAGATGTTAATCAAGATGGAAAAATAGATGCATTTGACGTATCTCCAATCGGGGGACCGATAAATCCGGAAATCGTTTATGGATTTGGCTTAAATATGAAGTGGAAAGATCTAGATTTCGGGGTATTATTCCAAGGAATCGGACGAACATGGAATATCCTTTCCGGTAATATTATTCCTGCATCAAATAAGGGTACGACCTATAATATTTTTACTAACTATCAAGACCGCTGGACTGTGGATAATCCTAGTCAGGATGTCTTCTATCCACGTTTAGATTATGGTACAAATGCTAATAATAGCCAAAGTTCTACATGGTGGTTGCGTAATATGAGTTTCCTACGTATGAAAAATATAGAATTAGGATATTCTTTACCGAAGAGATGGATGCAAAATATGTTGATCTCAGGAGCGCGTATTTTTGTTAGAGGCTCTAATCTACTGACATTCTCTAAGTTTGATTTGTGGGATCCGGAAGTAACATCGGATACTGGTGCTTCGAGGACCGGTGCAGTCTATCCGGCTATGAAATCTATATCAGCAGGTTTTGAGATTAAATTTTAA
- the pyk gene encoding pyruvate kinase, whose protein sequence is MLLKQTKIVASISDRRCDVDFIKQLFEAGMNVVRMNTAHASREGFEALIANVRTVSNRIAILMDTKGPEVRTTANAEPIPYKIGEKVKIVGNPELETTRECIAVSYPNFVHDLNIGGTILIDDGDLELEVIDKTADYLLCEVKNEATLGSRKSVNVPGVRINLPSLTEKDRNNILYAIEKDIDFIAHSFVRNRQDVLDIRAILDAHNSDIRIIAKIENQEGVDNIDEILEVADGVMVARGDLGIEVPQERIPGIQRVLIRKCILAKKPVIVATQMLHTMINNPRPTRAEVTDIANAIYYRTDALMLSGETAYGKYPVDAVKTMTKIAAQAEKDKLEENDIRIPLDENSNDVTAFLAKQAVKATSKLKIRAIITDSYSGRTARNLAAFRGKYPVLAICYKEKTMRHLALSYGVEAIYMPELANGQEYYFAALRRLLKEGRLQPTDMVGYLSSGKAGTKTSFLEINVVEDALKHADETVLPNNNRYL, encoded by the coding sequence ATGTTATTGAAACAGACTAAAATTGTGGCTTCCATCTCGGATAGGCGTTGCGATGTGGATTTTATAAAACAGCTGTTTGAAGCTGGAATGAATGTGGTGCGTATGAATACTGCGCATGCCAGCCGTGAAGGCTTTGAAGCTTTGATTGCAAATGTGCGCACTGTGTCCAATCGTATTGCGATTCTAATGGATACAAAAGGACCGGAGGTTCGTACGACAGCTAATGCTGAACCGATTCCATATAAAATAGGTGAGAAAGTGAAGATTGTCGGCAATCCAGAACTTGAAACTACTCGTGAATGTATCGCCGTTTCATATCCTAATTTCGTGCATGACTTGAATATTGGCGGCACAATTCTGATTGATGACGGTGACCTGGAACTGGAAGTTATTGATAAGACTGCTGATTATCTGCTTTGTGAAGTGAAGAACGAAGCTACTTTGGGCAGCCGCAAAAGCGTGAATGTGCCGGGTGTTCGTATCAATCTTCCTTCATTGACAGAGAAAGACCGCAATAATATCCTTTATGCGATTGAGAAGGACATAGACTTTATCGCCCACTCATTCGTGCGCAACCGTCAGGATGTGCTTGATATTCGTGCAATTCTGGATGCTCACAACAGTGATATCAGAATTATTGCTAAAATAGAGAATCAGGAAGGTGTGGATAATATTGACGAAATCCTTGAAGTGGCTGATGGTGTGATGGTTGCCCGTGGTGACTTGGGCATCGAAGTACCACAGGAACGTATACCGGGAATCCAACGCGTATTGATTCGTAAATGTATCCTGGCTAAGAAACCGGTGATTGTTGCCACACAGATGCTTCATACAATGATTAACAACCCTCGTCCGACTCGTGCGGAGGTTACTGATATTGCGAACGCGATTTATTATCGTACAGACGCTTTGATGTTGAGCGGTGAGACTGCCTATGGTAAGTATCCGGTGGATGCGGTAAAAACGATGACTAAAATCGCGGCTCAGGCTGAAAAGGATAAACTGGAAGAGAATGACATTCGTATCCCATTGGATGAGAATAGCAATGATGTAACAGCGTTCCTTGCCAAACAGGCTGTGAAAGCTACCTCTAAATTGAAGATACGTGCTATCATAACTGACAGTTATAGTGGGCGTACTGCCCGTAATCTGGCTGCTTTCCGTGGGAAATATCCGGTGTTGGCTATCTGTTATAAGGAAAAAACGATGCGTCATCTGGCTCTTTCTTACGGAGTGGAAGCTATCTATATGCCGGAATTGGCAAACGGACAGGAATATTATTTCGCTGCATTGCGCCGATTGTTGAAAGAAGGACGCCTGCAGCCAACTGACATGGTAGGATATTTGAGTAGTGGTAAAGCGGGTACAAAGACTTCATTCTTGGAAATCAATGTAGTAGAGGACGCATTGAAACATGCGGATGAAACCGTATTGCCTAATAATAACCGTTATCTGTAA
- a CDS encoding RNA polymerase sigma factor: protein MKLESNDIDRIMNGDEAAFCRFMECHSSRLYHYVYALIGQKEPAEEVVSDVFYEVWKNRSGLAEIENMNAWIQTITYRKAISYLRKETGKAEVLLDDIGDFIFAPIQSPDEEMISKEEMEKINDAIQKLPPKCKHVFFLAKIEGLPYKEIANLLDISVKTINNHIAFALEKIAENLNIRSRRL, encoded by the coding sequence GTGAAACTTGAAAGTAATGACATAGACAGAATTATGAACGGTGACGAGGCGGCTTTTTGTCGTTTTATGGAATGTCATTCTTCACGTTTATATCATTATGTTTATGCTCTGATTGGTCAAAAGGAACCGGCTGAAGAGGTTGTAAGTGATGTTTTCTATGAAGTTTGGAAAAATAGAAGTGGTTTGGCTGAAATAGAAAACATGAATGCCTGGATACAAACAATAACTTACCGGAAGGCTATTTCTTATCTGAGGAAAGAAACAGGAAAAGCTGAAGTCTTACTTGATGATATAGGAGACTTTATATTCGCTCCGATTCAATCGCCGGACGAGGAAATGATAAGTAAGGAGGAGATGGAAAAAATAAATGATGCTATCCAAAAACTACCACCTAAATGTAAACACGTCTTTTTTTTAGCAAAAATTGAGGGATTGCCTTATAAAGAAATTGCTAATTTATTGGATATATCTGTGAAGACTATCAATAATCATATAGCTTTTGCTTTAGAAAAAATTGCTGAGAATCTCAATATTCGTTCTCGAAGATTATAA